A section of the Oncorhynchus gorbuscha isolate QuinsamMale2020 ecotype Even-year linkage group LG06, OgorEven_v1.0, whole genome shotgun sequence genome encodes:
- the LOC124038690 gene encoding LOW QUALITY PROTEIN: interferon-induced protein with tetratricopeptide repeats 5-like (The sequence of the model RefSeq protein was modified relative to this genomic sequence to represent the inferred CDS: deleted 1 base in 1 codon; substituted 1 base at 1 genomic stop codon), with protein sequence MFKALFLTSPTQTAPRTKLEKLECHFTWGLEVSRYKLLSIRDHLEDIGSDESYPWLGQKYNMWAYVHHTLGSTNMALQCLSNKAEEAFHQNSPLDTMGPWLLVHYGNLAXVHYHLDKPAESQGYVTKVEALLRDYPSPSQGELHPEVCAEKAWTLMKCGQDKRQKAIEYFQMAIRMEPGRKEWQSSHVLGDSLRQSLINKAISLYMDVVLLYPEMLIKVKLELASISSKSRIDKGISQSDL encoded by the exons ATGTTCAAAGCCTTGTTTTTAACCAGCCCTACTCAGACAGCCCCGAGGACTAAACTGGAGAAGCTGGAGTGTCACTTCACCTGGGGGCTGGAGGTCAGCAGGTACAAGCTGCTCAGTATCAGAGATCACCTGGAGGACATTGGCAGCGACGAGAGCTATCCGTGGCTGGGTCAGAAGTACAACATGTGGGCTTATGTACACCACACCCTGGGCTCCACTAACATGGCCCTACAGTGCCTCAGTAATAAGGCAGAGGAGGCCTTTCACCAAAACAGTCCTTTAGACACAATGGGTCCTTGGCTGCTGGTCCACTATGGAAACCTAGCCTGAGTTCACTATCACCTGGATAAACCT GCAGAGAGCCAGGGATATGTGACAAAGGTCGAGGCACTGCTACGGGATTACCCCTCACCGTCCCAGGGAGAACTGCACCCCGAGGTATGTGCTGAAAAAGCCTGGACCCTTATGAAGTGTGGCCAGGACAAAAGACAGAAAGCGATAGAGTACTTCCAAATGGCTATTAGGATGGAGCCTGGGAGAAAGGAGTGGCAATCGAGCCACGTCTTGGGTGATAGTCTGAGGCAGAGCTTGATCAACAAAGCCATCAGTCTCTATATGGATGTGGTCTTACTCTACCCAGAGATGTTAATTAAGGTCAAACTGGAGCTTGCAAGCATCTCTTCAAAATCAAGAATTGACAAGGGAATTAGCCAATCAGATCTATGA
- the LOC124037152 gene encoding thrombopoietin receptor-like isoform X1, whose product MDLNLCIWLWTILCWVDVLGQGTRDGAVPHLSKKDVLMLADDADPKCFTRTQYDFTCFWEMPDNKSCDFFYSNDDREEKRCNLILQRTEEGKVLHVCSFPPSDVFLFTFTHIRVMEGGSNYSLYARTVSVEDQVLLDPPVNVSLHPTGQTGQFQVEWHTPREWENNMQYGIRYSSQSLRERTELIKPVRSQIHSLVSLAPGEVVSVQLRVKPNGYSEKETSGHWSDWSVPKTAMVPQSAADISLLCHTSDLQNITCQWNGQAYRDDTYTIYYKLGPSESEGWRECMQNENISYHCSFHGAESSEIRVKLSAGSATPRRTFYTEPFRLNNSIQTAPPGRLRGQWEKGRLCLKWDTPLLALSVHLMYQHRYQPREETVWKLVILPGPETSTCLDIQTGVQYYIQVRARPNGSVYAGYWSDWSPRLTVDMPSDIGALISCIPLMMLVVSVVFISMFSRYLSKLKQYLWPPVPNLDKVLHGFLTDINGQTWDPPFNIKQCSEETPACVVEIMSEREASGRGMLPLLLSSEQGTSGGEEESLPTLVLEVSPDYVTLTPDDVIPRLGGNEYVYDGEVGAESQSLWVGGEEVLQVRCHCSFTRSSSFPSSSSTTDILNHSYLLLAEQPIKRLDYPGQQGAPQGSRVYVNLEDTSSANTNA is encoded by the exons ATGGATCTCAATCTCTGCATCTGGCTCTGGACCATATTATGCTGGGTGGATGTTCTGGGGCAGGGGACCAGGGATGGGGCTGTCCCTCATCTGTCAAAGAAAG ATGTTCTGATGTTGGCGGATGATGCAGATCCAAAGTGTTTTACCAGGACTCAGTATGACTTCACCTGTTTCTGGGAGATGCCAGACAACAAGTCTTGTGACTTCTTCTATAGTAACGATGA tcGGGAGGAGAAGAGGTGTAATCTGATTCTCcagaggacagaggaagggaaAGTCCTCCATGtctgctccttccctccctctgatGTCttcctgttcaccttcacacacaTCAGAGTGATGGAGGGCGGCTCCAACTACTCACTATACGCACGCACGGTCAGCGTCGAGgaccagg TTCTCCTGGATCCTCCTGTGAATGTATCCCTTCACCCGACAGGGCAGACTGGGCAGTTCCAGGTGGAGTGGCACACACCCAGAGAGTGGGAGAACAACATGCAGTATGGGATACGTTACTCCTCCCAGAGCCTGAGGGAGAGAACTGAACTG ATAAAGCCAGTGAGGTCCCAAATCCACAGCCTGGTCTCTCTGGCGCCAGGGGAGGTGGTCAGCGTCCAGCTGAGGGTCAAACCCAACGGCTACAGCGAGAAAGAGACCAGTGGTCATTGGAGCGACTGGTCGGTCCCCAAAACTGCCATGGTTCCTCAGAGTGCAG CTGATATCTCATTGTTGTGCCACACTTCTGACCTGCAAAACATCACCTGCCAATGGAATGGGCAGGCCTACAGAGATGATACCTACACCATATACTACAAGCTGGGACCCAG TGAAAGTGAGGGCTGGAGAGAGTGTATGCAGAATGAGAACATCTCCTACCATTGCAGTTTCCATGGAGCAGAGTCCAGTGAGATACGGGTCAAACTCAGCGCTGGTTCTGCTACTCCCAGGCGGACCTTCTACACTGAGCCTTTCAGACTCAACAACAGCA TTCAAACAGCCCCTCCTGGGAGGCTGAGGGGACAATGGGAGAAGGGcaggctgtgtctgaaatgggaCACACCCTTATTGGCCCTGTCTGTCCACCTGATGTACCAGCACCGCTACCAGCCTCGAGAGGAGACTGTCTGGAAG CTGGTGATCCTGCCGGGCCCAGAGACCAGTACCTGTCTGGACATTCAGACTGGAGTTCAGTACTATATCCAGGTCAGAGCCAGACCCAACGGGTCAGTCTACGCTGGCTACTGGAGCGACTGGTCACCCCGTCTCACTGTGGACATGCCCTCAGACATAG GTGCCCTCATCTCCTGCATCCCTCTCATGATGCTCGTTGTATCAGTCGTCTTTATCTCCATGTTCTCCAGGTATCTCAG TAAGCTCAAACAGTATCTGTGGCCACCAGTCccaaaccttgacaaagtactcCACGGCTTCCTGACAGATATCAACGGACAGACTTGG GACCCTCCCTTCAACATCAAGCAGTGTTCAGAGGAGACCCCAGCTTGTGTCGTGGAGATCATGTCTGAGAGGGAGGCTTCAGGCAGAGGGATGCTTCCTTTACTACTCTCCTCAGAGCAAGGCACTTCAGGCGGGGAGGAGGAGAGCCTGCCtaccctggtcctggaggtcaGTCCAGACTACGTGACCCTGACCCCGGATGACGTCATCCCCCGTCTTGGAGGGAACGAGTACGTGTACGATGGGGAGGTGGGGGCGGAGTCTCAGAGCCTgtgggtggggggagaggaggtgcTCCAGGTGAGGTGTCACTGCTCCTTTACTAGGTCCTCCAGCTTCCCATCATCCTCCAGTACCACGGACATCCTCAACCACTCCTACCTACTGCTGGCCGAGCAACCCATTAAGAGACTGGACTATCCAGGGCAGCAGGGCGCCCCCCAGGGCAGCAGGGTCTATGTCAACCTGGAGGACACAAGCTCAGCAAACACAAATGCCTGA
- the LOC124037152 gene encoding thrombopoietin receptor-like isoform X2 codes for MDLNLCIWLWTILCWVDVLGQGTRDGAVPHLSKKDVLMLADDADPKCFTRTQYDFTCFWEMPDNKSCDFFYSNDDREEKRCNLILQRTEEGKVLHVCSFPPSDVFLFTFTHIRVMEGGSNYSLYARTVSVEDQVLLDPPVNVSLHPTGQTGQFQVEWHTPREWENNMQYGIRYSSQSLRERTELIKPVRSQIHSLVSLAPGEVVSVQLRVKPNGYSEKETSGHWSDWSVPKTAMVPQSAADISLLCHTSDLQNITCQWNGQAYRDDTYTIYYKLGPSFHGAESSEIRVKLSAGSATPRRTFYTEPFRLNNSIQTAPPGRLRGQWEKGRLCLKWDTPLLALSVHLMYQHRYQPREETVWKLVILPGPETSTCLDIQTGVQYYIQVRARPNGSVYAGYWSDWSPRLTVDMPSDIGALISCIPLMMLVVSVVFISMFSRYLSKLKQYLWPPVPNLDKVLHGFLTDINGQTWDPPFNIKQCSEETPACVVEIMSEREASGRGMLPLLLSSEQGTSGGEEESLPTLVLEVSPDYVTLTPDDVIPRLGGNEYVYDGEVGAESQSLWVGGEEVLQVRCHCSFTRSSSFPSSSSTTDILNHSYLLLAEQPIKRLDYPGQQGAPQGSRVYVNLEDTSSANTNA; via the exons ATGGATCTCAATCTCTGCATCTGGCTCTGGACCATATTATGCTGGGTGGATGTTCTGGGGCAGGGGACCAGGGATGGGGCTGTCCCTCATCTGTCAAAGAAAG ATGTTCTGATGTTGGCGGATGATGCAGATCCAAAGTGTTTTACCAGGACTCAGTATGACTTCACCTGTTTCTGGGAGATGCCAGACAACAAGTCTTGTGACTTCTTCTATAGTAACGATGA tcGGGAGGAGAAGAGGTGTAATCTGATTCTCcagaggacagaggaagggaaAGTCCTCCATGtctgctccttccctccctctgatGTCttcctgttcaccttcacacacaTCAGAGTGATGGAGGGCGGCTCCAACTACTCACTATACGCACGCACGGTCAGCGTCGAGgaccagg TTCTCCTGGATCCTCCTGTGAATGTATCCCTTCACCCGACAGGGCAGACTGGGCAGTTCCAGGTGGAGTGGCACACACCCAGAGAGTGGGAGAACAACATGCAGTATGGGATACGTTACTCCTCCCAGAGCCTGAGGGAGAGAACTGAACTG ATAAAGCCAGTGAGGTCCCAAATCCACAGCCTGGTCTCTCTGGCGCCAGGGGAGGTGGTCAGCGTCCAGCTGAGGGTCAAACCCAACGGCTACAGCGAGAAAGAGACCAGTGGTCATTGGAGCGACTGGTCGGTCCCCAAAACTGCCATGGTTCCTCAGAGTGCAG CTGATATCTCATTGTTGTGCCACACTTCTGACCTGCAAAACATCACCTGCCAATGGAATGGGCAGGCCTACAGAGATGATACCTACACCATATACTACAAGCTGGGACCCAG TTTCCATGGAGCAGAGTCCAGTGAGATACGGGTCAAACTCAGCGCTGGTTCTGCTACTCCCAGGCGGACCTTCTACACTGAGCCTTTCAGACTCAACAACAGCA TTCAAACAGCCCCTCCTGGGAGGCTGAGGGGACAATGGGAGAAGGGcaggctgtgtctgaaatgggaCACACCCTTATTGGCCCTGTCTGTCCACCTGATGTACCAGCACCGCTACCAGCCTCGAGAGGAGACTGTCTGGAAG CTGGTGATCCTGCCGGGCCCAGAGACCAGTACCTGTCTGGACATTCAGACTGGAGTTCAGTACTATATCCAGGTCAGAGCCAGACCCAACGGGTCAGTCTACGCTGGCTACTGGAGCGACTGGTCACCCCGTCTCACTGTGGACATGCCCTCAGACATAG GTGCCCTCATCTCCTGCATCCCTCTCATGATGCTCGTTGTATCAGTCGTCTTTATCTCCATGTTCTCCAGGTATCTCAG TAAGCTCAAACAGTATCTGTGGCCACCAGTCccaaaccttgacaaagtactcCACGGCTTCCTGACAGATATCAACGGACAGACTTGG GACCCTCCCTTCAACATCAAGCAGTGTTCAGAGGAGACCCCAGCTTGTGTCGTGGAGATCATGTCTGAGAGGGAGGCTTCAGGCAGAGGGATGCTTCCTTTACTACTCTCCTCAGAGCAAGGCACTTCAGGCGGGGAGGAGGAGAGCCTGCCtaccctggtcctggaggtcaGTCCAGACTACGTGACCCTGACCCCGGATGACGTCATCCCCCGTCTTGGAGGGAACGAGTACGTGTACGATGGGGAGGTGGGGGCGGAGTCTCAGAGCCTgtgggtggggggagaggaggtgcTCCAGGTGAGGTGTCACTGCTCCTTTACTAGGTCCTCCAGCTTCCCATCATCCTCCAGTACCACGGACATCCTCAACCACTCCTACCTACTGCTGGCCGAGCAACCCATTAAGAGACTGGACTATCCAGGGCAGCAGGGCGCCCCCCAGGGCAGCAGGGTCTATGTCAACCTGGAGGACACAAGCTCAGCAAACACAAATGCCTGA
- the LOC124037151 gene encoding pre-mRNA-splicing factor 38A-like, translated as MANRTVKDANSIHGTNPQYLVEKIIRTRIYESKYWKEECFGLTAELVVDKAMALKFVGGVYGGNIKPTPFLCLTLKMLQIQPEKDIIVEFIKNEDFKYVRLLGAMYMRLTGTSVDCYKYLEPLYNDYRKIKSQNRNGEFELQHVDEFIDELLHSERMCDIILPRLQKRQVLEEAELLDTRISALEEDLDEVETSEEEDEEEEKTERVQTPEPHRRSYRDNDRPRRSPSPRYRRSSRSPRRRSRSPKRRSPSPRRERHRSKSPRRHRSRERRHRSKSPGHHRSHRHRSHSKTPERSSKKSHKKSRRGNV; from the exons ATGGCAAACAGGACGGTTAAAGATGCCAACAGTATACATGGAACAAATCCACAATACTTGGTAGAGAAAATTATTCGTACTCGAATCTATGAATCAAAATACTGGAAAGAAGAATGCTTTGGACTGACGG CTGAGCTTGTCGTTGACAAAGCCATGGCGCTGAAGTTTGTCGGTGGAGTTTATGGCGGAAATATCAAACCGACACCGTTCCTGTGTCTCACTCTGAAGATGCTGCAGATCCAGCCAGAGAAAGACATCATTGTAGAATTTATCAAAAACGAGGATTTCAA ATATGTCCGCTTGCTTGGCGCCATGTACATGAGGTTGACTGGGACATCAGTGGATTGCTACAAATACCTGGAACCACTGTACAACGACTACAGAAAAATCAAGAGTCAGAACCGAAATGGGG AGTTTGAGCTGCAACACGTCGATGAGTTTATTGATGAACTGCTACACTCTGAGAGAATGTGTGACATAATCCTTCCCAGGCTTCAG AAAAGGCAGGTTCTTGAGGAGGCGGAGCTGTTAGACACGCGCATCAGTGCCCTGGAAGAAGACCTGGATGAGGTGGAGACCAgcgaagaggaagatgaggaggaggagaag acagagagagttcaGACCCCAGAGCCCCACAGACGGAGTTACCGAGACAACGATCGGCCTCGCCGCTCGCCCTCTCCACGCTACAGACGCAGCAGTCGTTCACCCAGACG GAGGAGCAGATCACCTAAGAGACGAAG CCCATCCCCCAGGCGAGAACGTCACCGCAGCAAAAGCCCCCGTCGCCACCGCTCCCGAGAGAGACGTCACCGCTCGAAGTCCCCAG GGCATCACAGAAGCCACAGGCATCGCAGTCACTCCAAAACCCCAGAGAG GAGTTCAAAAAAGAGCCACAAGAAGAGTCGAAGAGGAAACGTGTGA